Within the Spirochaetota bacterium genome, the region AAGCGAGAGCACCTCGAGGGTGTCCCCCTCCTCGACCATTACCGAGTCCCATTCGTCCCGGGGAACGATGGAACGATTCTTCTCGACTACCAGCGAATCGGTCTTAAGGCCCCTGGCCGTAATGAGCCCTTTTACGGAAATCTTCCCGTCGAACTCCACTTTACGGCCGTTCAGCGTAATGATCATGGCGCATCGCTCTTTCAATAGAATACGGCACTATTCAATAATACACACTTCTGTCAAGGTTTTCCGCGCGGTAACGCAAATCGAGCAAAAATACGCGCAAAGGCCCCAGTTAAATGGAATAGCTCCCCTGGTGCGCGGGTTCGCCCCTGCGCGCCTTCA harbors:
- the thiS gene encoding sulfur carrier protein ThiS gives rise to the protein MIITLNGRKVEFDGKISVKGLITARGLKTDSLVVEKNRSIVPRDEWDSVMVEEGDTLEVLSLVGGG